From a region of the Thermus caldilimi genome:
- the mgsA gene encoding methylglyoxal synthase, translated as MKALALIAHDAKKDDMVAFCQRHRELLSRFPLLATGTTGKRIQEATGLEVERVLSGPLGGDMQIGSRVAEGKVLCVLFFQDPLTPKPHEPDVQALMRVCNVHGVPLATNLEAAEALVPWLAAQAG; from the coding sequence GGCCTTGGCCCTCATCGCCCACGATGCCAAAAAGGACGATATGGTGGCCTTTTGCCAACGGCACCGGGAGCTTCTTTCCCGCTTCCCCCTCCTGGCCACGGGCACCACGGGGAAACGCATCCAGGAGGCCACCGGCCTCGAGGTGGAGCGGGTTCTTTCTGGTCCCCTGGGAGGAGATATGCAGATCGGGTCCAGGGTCGCTGAGGGAAAGGTGCTTTGCGTGCTCTTTTTCCAGGATCCCCTCACCCCCAAGCCCCACGAGCCCGATGTGCAGGCCCTCATGCGGGTGTGCAACGTGCACGGGGTGCCCTTGGCCACCAACCTCGAGGCGGCGGAGGCCCTTGTTCCCTGGCTTGCTGCCCAGGCAGGCTAA